The genome window GCTAGGACCTTTTTATTTTTTGTATTCGATCATTTGTATTCGATCATTTGGATCAGATTGCCGCACGTGTCGTCGAACACCGCGATGGTCACGTCGCCCATCCGGGTCGGCGTCATTGTGAACTTCACGCCTTCCGCCGCCAGCCGTTCATATTCTGCCTGGACGTCCTCCACGCCCAACATGGTCGCCGGAATCCCGTCGGCGAAGATCTTCTTCTGATACTCCCGCGCGGCGGGATGTTCGTTCGGTTCAAGCAGCAGCTCGACGCCGTCCGGGTCCTCGGGGGAGACCAGCGTCAGCCACCGGTGGCTGCCCGCCGGAACGTCGTGCTTTTTCACAAACCCCAGCTTTTTCGTATAAAACTCGAGCGCCTTTTCCTGGTTATCGACAAACACGCTTGTGACCACGATTTTCATCCGTTTTTGGCCTCCTCGCAGGGGATGCGACCCGGGCACGGCGCCGATATTCCCGGCCGGCGGACGGGGACGGTCAATTCCGCCCGCCGTCCGGCTCCAGCCACCTTTTCAGCAGGGTTTCCAGCGGCTTGCGGTTGAACACGATGACGCGAAACTTTCCCCTCCGCCGCGAGACGGCAAGCCCCGCCTCTTCCAGCACGGCCAGGTGCTTGG of Bacillus thermozeamaize contains these proteins:
- a CDS encoding glyoxalase codes for the protein MKIVVTSVFVDNQEKALEFYTKKLGFVKKHDVPAGSHRWLTLVSPEDPDGVELLLEPNEHPAAREYQKKIFADGIPATMLGVEDVQAEYERLAAEGVKFTMTPTRMGDVTIAVFDDTCGNLIQMIEYK